A window from Festucalex cinctus isolate MCC-2025b chromosome 12, RoL_Fcin_1.0, whole genome shotgun sequence encodes these proteins:
- the paplna gene encoding papilin gives MMLPLLLLQLVLAPALLVSAEDYWEGWGAYGPCSRTCGGGVMIRSRRCVTHRNDGGYNCVGPDKSYLACNTQECPAGTKDYREEQCSQFDGTDFKGSRHTWVPYYGAENPCELNCVPKGENFVYRHSATVKDGTPCHPGRSDICVEGVCRRMGCDNNLDSHMQEDPCLQCGGHGQTCSLVRNTFTAQRLDHGYHQIFTIPAGATSISIREKQPSRNYLAVKNLQGDYYLNGHWALESTRATHIAGTKLYYQRGIEGDNTPESIIGRGPTTEPLVVELISQEPNQGVDYEYYLPVGHPREGYTWSFGSWSACSQECGSGSQSRTVYCSIDNEAVPDYLCAYYTRPESNRACNTQACPVTYAWRTGEWNDCNVPCGGGLQYRGVDCLYNDESGPRVVEDAYCAQYHQAPTDQQKCNMQTCTDYPGRAIISYIPSENAVQCRTTTYGCCYDRTTPAAGPNGEGCRDPAAPYERSICSLPKAAGSCASWTPRYFFNILTGKCAEFWYGGCHGNSNHFATQEECDYVCHEPNGRANGNGNNGNGNGNGNGNGNGNGNGRANGNGNGNGRANGNGNGNGYGNGNGNGNGRSNGNGNGYGNGNGNGRTNGNGNGRANGNGNGNGNGNGNGYANGNGNGNGRTNGNGNGNGNGNGYSNGNGNGNGRTNGNGNGNGNGNGHSNGNGNGNGRTNGNGNGNGRTNGNGNGYSNGNGNGNGRTNGNGNGNGYSNGNGNGNGRTNGNGNGNGNGHTNGNGNGNGHTNGNGNGNGHTNGNGNGNGRNGNGNGNGHGNGNANGNGNGNGRTNGNGNGNGNGHENGNGYSNGNGNGNGNGRTNGNGYSNGNGNGRNGNGYSNGNGNGNGNGYTNGNGNGHANGNGNGEHDNGNGNGNGYSNGNGNGNGRSNGNGYSNGNGNGNGNGNGEHDNGNGNGNGNGYSNGNGNGRSNGNGNGHSNGNGNGRSNGNGYSNGNGNGNGYGQRSNGNGNGAENGNGHNGNGNGNGNGENGNGENGNGNGYKGYKGKVASSVAQTAHKARVYMKARKPYFVTVKKHLIPAASLTLPAQVRIDQSDPSSVEALAGQTVVLPCRVSPLPSSWSSSATVAVEWRKDGTALTSRRHQQQPNGSLLLGPVSKSDAGWFLCVATRGQERDHRYVYLTVSEGPSQLQPTLLATDEPTLGFTLERSASSLLEMRAGQAARLPCTVVPAAALRYVSIQWTRDGRALSDTRFVQQSDGALLIESLRTEDAGVYTCSASTQRQLEQRNVQLRVQAALRITKAPDNIQVPAGSTAQLPCVATGDNVSIGWSRNGVPVRPDGRKVQVSPDGTLILNNVQTTDEGTYTCNAYAGVYSASASADVHIAKDAQTGSVMTSSSSSPCSDQPELANCELVVYARLCGNPYYAAFCCASCARQARSGGSLAR, from the exons ATGATGCTGCCTCTGTTACTCCTCCAGCTGGTCTTGGCTCCAGCCCTTTTG GTGTCCGCTGAGGACTACTGGGAGGGATGGGGTGCATACGGACCATGCAGTCGGACATGCGGCGGTGGCGTGATGATCAGGAGCAGACGCTGCGTCACCCACAG GAACGATGGAGGCTACAACTGTGTTGGACCTGACAAGTCTTACCTGGCCTGTAACACTCAG GAATGTCCCGCGGGAACCAAGGATTACCGCGAGGAGCAGTGCTCCCAGTTCGATGGCACTGACTTCAAGGGGTCCCGTCACACATGGGTGCCCTATTACGGAG CCGAGAACCCCTGTGAGCTGAACTGCGTGCCCAAGGGAGAGAACTTCGTCTACCGCCACAGTGCCACCGTTAAGGATGGAACTCCTTGCCACCCTGGACGCTCTGACATTTGTGTGGAGGGAGTCTGCAGG CGCATGGGCTGCGACAACAACCTGGACTCCCACATGCAGGAGGACCCTTGCCTGCAGTGCGGGGGCCACGGACAGACCTGCTCACTGGTCAGGAACACCTTCACCGCGCAGCGTCTAGACCACG GTTACCACCAGATTTTCACCATCCCCGCTGGAGCCACCTCCATCAGCATCAGAGAGAAACAACCCTCACGCAATTACCTCG CCGTCAAGAACCTTCAAGGAGATTACTACCTGAACGGCCACTGGGCACTCGAGTCCACCCGCGCCACCCACATCGCCGGCACCAAGCTTTATTACCAGCGAGGCATCGAGGGCGACAACACTCCCGAGTCCATCATCGGCCGCGGACCCACCACCGAGCCCCTTGTCGTGGAG CTGATCAGCCAGGAGCCCAACCAGGGTGTTGACTACGAGTACTACCTTCCCGTGGGGCACCCCAGAGAGGGATACACCTGGAGCTTCGGTTCTTGGTCCGCCTGCAGCCAAGAGTGCGGATCAG GCTCCCAGTCCAGAACCGTCTACTGCTCCATCGACAACGAGGCTGTGCCCGACTACCTGTGTGCGTACTACACCCGTCCCGAGAGCAACAGAGCCTGCAACACTCAGGCCTGCCCTGTCACCTATGC CTGGAGAACCGGCGAGTGGAATGACTGCAACGTCCCATGTGGAGGTGGCCTCCAGTATCGCGGCGTGGACTGTCTCTACAATGACGAGTCAGGCCCCCGTGTGGTCGAGGACGCTTACTGCGCCCAGTACCATCAGGCACCCACCGACCAGCAGAAATGCAACATGCAGACCTGTACCGACTACCCCGGAAGAGCG ATCATTTCCTACATCCCCTCTGAGAACGCCGTCCAGTGCCGCACCACCACCTACGGGTGTTGCTACGACCGTACCACCCCCGCAGCCGGACCCAACGGAGAGGGCTGCCGCGACCCAGCTGCACCTT ACGAGCGCTCCATCTGCTCACTGCCTAAGGCTGCCGGATCCTGCGCCAGCTGGACACCGCGCTACTTCTTTAACATTCTAACTGGCAAGTGTGCCGAGTTCTGGTACGGAggatgccacggcaacagcaacCACTTTGCAACGCAGGAGGAGTGCGACTATGTCTGCCACGAGCCCAATGGCAGAGCAAACGGAAATGGCAACAATGGAAACGGAAATGGAAACGGAAACGGAAATGGTAATGGAAACGGTAATGGCCGCGCCAACGGAAACGGAAATGGTAACGGCCGTGCCAATGGAAACGGAAATGGCAACGGCTACGGAAACGGAAATGGAAATGGTAACGGCCGCAGCAATGGAAACGGTAACGGTTATGGAAACGGTAATGGTAACGGACGCACCAATGGAAACGGTAATGGCCGTGCCAATGGAAATGGTAATGGCAACGGTAATGGTAATGGTAATGGTTACGCAAACGGAAATGGAAATGGTAACGGCCGCACCAATGGAAATGGCAATGGCAATGGTAATGGCAATGGTTACTCAAACGGAAATGGAAATGGTAACGGCCGCACCAATGGAAATGGTAATGGCAACGGTAATGGTAATGGTCACTCAAACGGAAATGGAAATGGTAACGGCCGCACTAATGGAAACGGCAACGGTAATGGCCGCACCAATGGAAATGGTAACGGTTACTCCAACGGAAATGGAAACGGTAACGGCCGCACCAACGGAAACGGCAACGGTAACGGTTACTCCAACGGAAATGGAAACGGTAACGGCCGCACCAACGGAAACGGCAACGGTAACGGTAACGGCCACACCAACGGAAATGGAAACGGTAACGGCCACACCAACGGAAATGGAAACGGTAACGGCCACACCAATGGCAACGGTAATGGTAACGGCCGCAACGGAAACGGAAATGGTAACGGCCACGGAAACGGTAACGCCAATGGAAATGGAAACGGTAACGGCCGCACCAATGGAAACGGAAATGGAAATGGTAACGGCCATGAAAACGGTAATGGTTACTCAAACGGAAATGGAAACGGTAATGGTAACGGCCGCACCAACGGTAACGGTTACTCAAACGGAAACGGTAATGGCCGTAATGGAAACGGTTACTCAAACggaaatggaaatggaaatggTAACGGCTATACCAATGGAAACGGTAACGGTCACGCCAATGGAAATGGAAACGGGGAGCACGACAATGGAAATGGTAATGGAAATGGTTACTCAAACGGTAACGGTAACGGAAACGGCCGCTCCAACGGAAATGGTTACTCAAATGGGAATGGAAACGGCAACGGAAATGGAAACGGGGAGCATGACAATGGAAATGGTAACGGAAACGGAAATGGTTACTCCAACGGTAACGGAAATGGCCGCTCCAATGGAAACGGAAATGGCCACTCAAACGGTAACGGAAACGGCCGCTCCAACGGAAACGGTTACTCAAATGGAAACGGTAACGGAAACGGATATGGACAGCGCTCCAACGGCAACGGAAACGGCGCCGAAAACGGCAATGGCCACAACGGAAACGGAAATGGTAACGGCAACGGTGAGAATGGAAACGGTGAGAACGGAAACGGAAATGGCTACAAAGGCTACAAAGGCAAGGTAGCCTCCAGCGTGGCCCAAACTGCCCACAAGGCCCGAGTCTACATGAAGGCCCGCAAGCCTTACTTTGTCACCGTGAAAAAGCACCTCATCCCCGCGGCCAG TTTGACTTTGCCAGCCCAGGTGAGGATCGACCAATCGGACCCGTCCTCTGTGGAGGCCCTGGCGGGCCAGACGGTGGTGCTGCCCTGCAGAGTCAGCCCGCTGCCGTCGTCGTGGTCGTCCAGTGCCACGGTGGCGGTCGAGTGGAGGAAGGACGGAACCGCGTTGACGTCGCGCAG ACATCAGCAGCAGCCTAACGGTTCGCTGCTGCTCGGTCCCGTCAGCAAGTCGGACGCCGGCTGGTTCTTGTgcgtggccaccagggggcaggaGAGAGACCATCGCTACGTTTACCTGACCGTCTCAG agGGACCGTCTCAGCTGCAGCCCACCCTCTTGGCGACGGACGAACCTACGCTGGG GTTCACCCTGGAGCGCTCGGCCTCGTCTTTGCTGGAGATGAGAGCAGGGCAAGCGGCCCGACTGCCGTGCACCGTCGTACCCGCAGCAGCGCTACGATACGTCAGCATACAGTGGACGCGGGACGGGCGGGCGCTTAGCGACACCAG GTTTGTCCAGCAGTCAGATGGCGCGCTGCTCATCGAGTCGCTCCGGACGGAGGACGCCGGCGTGTACACTTGCTCCGCCTCCACGCAGCGTCAGCTGGAGCAGAGAAACGTACAGCTTAGAGTGCAAG CCGCCCTGCGGATCACCAAAGCTCCCGACAACATCCAGGTCCCTGCAGGCAGCACGGCCCAGCTGCCCTGCGTGGCGACGGGAGACAACGTAAGCATCGGCTGGTCCAG GAACGGCGTCCCGGTGCGTCCGGATGGGCGAAAGGTCCAGGTGTCACCCGACGGGACCCTGATCCTGAACAATGTGCAGACGACCGATGAGGGTACCTACACATGCAACGCCTACGCCGGCGTGTACTCGGCCAGCGCTTCGGCCGACGTGCACATCGCCAAAGACGCCCAAACAG GCTCGGTCAtgacatcatcgtcatcatcaccgTGCTCGGATCAGCCCGAGCTGGCCAACTGCGAGCTGGTGGTCTACGCCCGTCTGTGCGGCAACCCGTACTACGCCGCCTTCTGCTGTGCCAGCTGTGCCCGCCAAGCGCGGAGCGGTGGCAGCTTAGCTCGGTGA